Within Sphingobium sp. SCG-1, the genomic segment GCGGAGAAGATCGAGCTTTGCCTGTTCGAGCCGACTGGAAAGCGGGAAATTGCGCGCTACGAGTTGCCCGAATGGACCGACGAAGTCTGGCACGGCTATCTGCCCGATGCGCGGCCGGGATTGCTTTATGGGTACCGTGCTTATGGCCGTTATGCGCCGGAAGAAGGCCATCGGTTCAATCCCCATAAGCTGCTGCTTGACCCCTATGCGCGCAAACTTGCTGGGGCGGTTCGCTGGACGGACGCGCTGCACGGATACCGGGTTCGCTCACGCCGCGACGATCTGAGCTTTGATCGTCGCGACAGCGCGCCTGCCATGCCCAAGGGTGTCGTGACGCATGACGCCTTCGATTGGGGACGCGACGTTAGGCCAAGGACGCCGTGGTCGGAAACGGTAATTTACGAGGCGCACGTAAAAGGTCTGACCAAGCTGTTTGATGCGGTGTCGCCGCCGGAGCGTGGCACATTTGCGGCTTTGTCCAACCCCAAGGTCATCGATCATCTGAAACGGCTTGGCGTTACGGCCATCGAGTTGATGCCGATCCACGCTTATGTGCAGGACCGGTTCTTGCAGGAAAAAGGGCTGCGGAATTATTGGGGTTATAACACCCTCGGCTTCTTCGCGCCCGAGCAGAGCTACTTCGCGTCGGACAATCAGGATGAGCTTCGGCTTGCGGTCCGGCGGCTCCACGCGGCGGGTCTCGAAGTCATTCTCGACGTCGTCTACAATCACACCTGCGAAGGTTCGGAGCGCGGACCAACACTGTCTTGGCGGGGGCTGGACAACGCCACTTACTATCGTTTGATGCCCGATGAGCCCCGTTATTGCATCAACGATACGGGCACCGGGAACACGCTCAATCTGTCCAAAGCGCGGGTGCTTCAGATGGTAGCGGACTCGCTGCGATACTGGGCGACGTCCTTCGGCATAGACGGCTTCCGCTTCGATCTCGGCCTCACGCTCGGCCGGACGGATCACGGTTTCGATCCCGGCGCGGGTTTCTTCGACGTGCTTCGGCAAGATCCAGTCCTCGGACGCTTGAAGCTCATCACGGAGCCGTGGGACATCGGCATGGGTGGCTACCAGCTTGGCAATTTCCCGCCGAGTTTCGCCGAGTGGAACGACAAATATCGCGATACGACGCGCCGCTTCTGGCGTGGCGATCCGGGGCAGCGCGCCGATCTTGCCGCACGGCTTTCGGGGTCGGGCGACCTGTTCGATCGCCGTGCGCGGCGTCCGTGGGCAAGCGTCAACTTCCTCGACAGCCATGACGGCTATACCCTTGCCGATCTCGTATCCTACGAGGAGCGGCACAATGAGGCCAATGGAGAGGATAATCGCGACGGCCATTCGGAGAACTACTCCCGCAATTGGGGTGCCGAAGGTCCGACCGACGACCCCGAAATTCTGCAAACCCGTGCCCGCGTCGCACGGTCGATGCTGACGACGCTGTTCACGTCGCTCGGCACGCCGATGATCGTGGCGGGTGACGAATTCGGGCGCACGCAGAACGGCAACAACAACGCTTATTGTCAGGACAATCCGATCAGTTGGCTGGACTGGTCCGCTGCCGCATCGCCTGAAGGAAAAGCCTTAACCGAGTTCACCACAAGGCTGATCGCACTGCGAAAGCAGCACCCGATGCTGCGCGCGTCTAACTTCCTTTATGGTCAGGATTCACCTGGCCATGGCATCAACGACATCGAATGGTGGGACGAGCGCGGCGAGGCCCTGTCCCCCGACGACTGGAATAACCCTGAAGGACGGGCGTTGATTATGGGGCGTGCCATGCGGCTGGATGACGGGACGGTCGAAACGCTCGCTCTTCTCATCAATGCCGGGCCGGAGCCGGTCCTGTTCAAATTCCCTGCGCCGCTTGGCACGCAAGGGCTGATACTCATCGATAGCGCGCAGCCGGATCTAGAGGACGCTGCGGCCGATGGTGAATATGAAGTTGCGGCGCATGGTGCGGTGCTGGTGCGCTGGACGACGGAATATAGCGATTCATGACAATGTGGGGGGCATCGCCGATATCGCCCGACCGCACTAGCTTTCGGATTTGGGTACCGGCGTGCGATGCTGTTACGGTTGAGTCTGAAAGCTCCAAGCTCGACATGGTGAAAGGGTCGGACGGCTGGTTCACAGTTGAGGGCGAAGCCCCTGCGGGCACGCGGTATCGCTATCGACTGGACCCTGAGCTTGCTGTTCCAGACCCGGCGTCGCGGTTTCAATCCGGCGGCGTGCACGGCTGGAGCGTCGTCGTCGATCAGGGTTCCTATCAGTGGCGCACGAACGACTGGCGCGGACGACCTTGGGAAGAGGCGATCATCCAGGAAGTGCATGTCGGCACCCTTGGCGGGTTTAACGGTGTTGCGACGCGACTGCCTGCGTTGGCAGAACTAGGGGTCACAGCGATCGAGTTGATGCCGATCGGCGCATTCGGCGGGGATCGCAATTGGGGCTATGACGGCGTGCTGCCGTTCGCGCCCGCCGAAAGCTACGGAACGCCCGATGAATTGAAGGCGCTCGTCGATCGCGCGCACAGGCTGGGCATGATGGTTCTCCTTGATGTGGTATACAACCACTTTGGCCCCGATGGTAATTACCTGGGAGCCTATGCACCGCAGTTCTTCGACGCCGATGTGCACACGCCCTGGGGCGGCGCGGTGGCCGTGGAACGCGATGCCGTTCATGCCTACTTCCTGGAAAATGCACTGATGTGGCTACAGGATTATCGCTTTGACGGGCTGCGCTTCGATGCAGTCCATGCGATTGGGAACAACGATTTTCTCGACCGCTTGGCTCTGGAAATTCGCAGTGCGACCGGCCCGGAACGTCATATTCATCTTGTCCTTGAGAACGAGAATAATGATGCCGAGCGTTTGACGGCTGAAGGCTACAATGCGCAATGGAACGACGACTTCCACAATGTCCTGCATGTGCTTCTGACCGGCGAGAATAGCAGCTATTACAGTGACTTCGCGGATCGTCCCGCCGAACGGTTAGCGCGTTGTCTGGCTGAAGGGTTCATCTATCAGGGCGAAGGCTCGCCCAATCATGACGGGAAGCCCAGAGGCAAGCCAAGCGGGCATCTGCCGCCTTCCGCGTTCGTTTCGTTCCTGCAGAATCATGACCAGATCGGCAATCGGGCGCTGGGGGAACGGCTGACCGTATTAGCCGATAAGCAGAGGCTCCGCGCGGCAACCGTATTGCTGCTGCTGTGCCCTCAGATACCCCTGATGTTCATGGGGGATGAATATGGTTCACCGTCACCTTTCCTGTTCTTTACCGACTTCCACGATGAACTGGCCGATGCCGTTCGGGAGGGACGGCGCAGGGAATTCGCGAAATTCCCTGCCTTCGCCGATCCGGCGACGCGCGAACGCATTCCCGATCCCAACGCAACCGAGACGTTCACGCGGTCCGCGCCAGAGGAGGGGGCGGACTCAGAGGAATGGCGCTCGCTTTATCGTGATCTCATTATCTTACGCCGGGAGAAAATTATCCCAAGGCTTGCAGGGGCGCGGTCAGCGGGCGCGCAGGTGATTGGCGAGGCTGCGGTCCTCGCGGAGTGGCAAATGAATGACGGAACGAGCCTCAAGATCGCCATCAACTTGGGTGAAGCTTCCGTGAAGGTTCCTGAGGTGGAAGGCGAATTGCTTCACGCTGAGGGATTGCCTGGCGCCCCGGCGAGCGCTGTCGCTTGGCTCGCCCCGGCATGAGCAACTTGCATGCGCTGGCGACCGCTGCCGGATTGCAGATCGACTGGGAAGATGCCCTCGGTGAACCGCAACGCGTGGCGGACGAGGACCTGGCTCTTGTCCTGAATGCGCTGGGCTTTCCTGCGACCGATGAGCGGGCGATCGCAGACAGCCGCAGAAGATTGGCGGAAGATGGTGGCGGTACAGGCGGCTTTATTTCGGCAGATGTTGGCCGGCCTGTCGACCTCCCCCTTTCATTTGGCGCGGCTGGCTTGGGCGAATTGATATTGGAGAACGGCTCACGTCGGGACGTAAGGATCGAGCAGAGCGGCGCAGGATTGTCTCTGCCGCCGATCGATACGCCCGGCTATCACCACCTGCACGTCAACGGGCGCGAGATTGCGCTGGCGATTGCCCCATCCCATTGTTTCCGTGTCGAGGACGCCGCATCTGGCCGGAAAATCTGGGGGCCGGCGGTCCAAATCCCGGCCCTTCGCGATGAACGTCGCCAAGCCTATGGCGATTTTGGCACGCTCGCTCATGCCGCGAAAGCTTTTGCGGCCAGGGGCGCTGACGCAATCGCGATCAGCCCCGTCCATGCGCTGTTTCCTGCCGATGCCAGCCGCTACAGTCCCTATGCGCCGTCCAGCAGGTTGTTCCTGAACGTCCTGTATGCTGACCCCGCTCTCATTGGCGAACCGCTGCTGCCGGAAAGCGGCGCAGAGCTGATCGAATGGGAGACCATGATCCCACGGCGGCTGGAACAGATGCTCGCCATTTATCAGCGGACCAGCGGGCAGGTCCGCGATGCAGTCGCCGCTTTCCGCCGCGAACAGGGCAGCGATCTGGAAGCGCACGCCACATTCGACGCGCTTCATGCCCATTTCTTTTCTTCCGGTGCTACCGGTTGGCAGGATTGGCCTGCTCAATTTCACGATCCATCGGGGCATGCTGTGCGCGAGTTTGCGGCGGGCAATGCCGAGCAGATCGGGTTTTATGCCTTCCTTCAATGGCTCGCGAAAAAGGGACTGGATGCGGCGCAGGAAATAGCGGTCGATAGCGGTATGGCGGTGGGACTTATCGCCGATCTGGCCGTCGGTATGGACCCCGGCGGCAGTCACGTATGGAGCCGCCCGCAGGATGTTCTTTCTGGCCTGACGATCGGCGCGCCGCCTGATCTGCTTGGCCCGGACGGTCAGAACTGGGGCATCACCGGTTTCTCCCCCCATGCGCTGCAAAGAACCGGGTTTGAAGGATATATAGCGACGCTGCGCGCGGCGCTCGGCAGTGCCGGGGGCATACGGATCGATCATGCACTGGGGCTGCGTCGCCTGTGGGTGGTACCCGAAGGCGCGCCAGCCAGCCGGGGTGCATATCTAACGTTCCCGATGGAGGACATGCTGCGCATTCTTGCTCTGGAATCACAGCGGTCGAAGGCCATTGTGATTGGCGAGGATCTGGGCACGGTCCCCGAAGGATTGCGGCCCGCCATGGACGAGCGCGCGATGCTGGGAATGCGGGTTCTATGGTTCGAACGGGACAAGGAGGGCAGCTTCGTGCCACCTTCGTCCTGGCCTGGCGACGCCGCAGCGATGACGGGCACGCATGACTTGCCGACCGTCGCGGGATGGTGGAGCGGCCGGGACATCGACTGGACGTGGAAGCTGGGACGGACCTCTCGCGCCGTGGACGAGGCCGCAGATCGCGCGAACCGCGCCGAAGAGCGCGAGATCTTATGGAAAGCCTTCGAGGAGGCCGGTCTGGTGGACGGTCCACAACCCGAGCCGGAAGACACTGCGGCTGTCATCGACGCTGGCGTAGCTTATGTCGGCAGGACGCCCTCGATACTTGCGATCCTGCCCATGGAAGACATCGTCGGTTTGGAAGAACAGCCCAACCTGCCCGGCACGATCGATGAGCATCCCAACTGGCGTCGCCGTATGCCCGGCGAAACGGATGCTCTCCTGAATGACTCGCCAGTCGCGGCCCGGATCGACCTGTTGAACAAAGCGAGGCGTTCATGATTCCGCGTGCGACTTATCGCTTCCAGTTCCACAAGGATTTCACCTTCGCGCAAGCGGAGGCGCTGGTTCCCTACCTCGACCAGCTGGGCGTCAGCCATGTTTATGCGTCGCCGATCACGACTGCCCGAAGCGGGTCCATTCACGGCTACGATGTCGTTGATCCGACCCGGATCAATCCCGAATTGGGCGGCGAGGACGCATTCAAGCGGCTTGTTACCGCCCTGCGTGGTCGGGGCATGGGGATCATCATTGATATCGTGCCCAATCATATGGGCGTGGCGGGCAGCGAAAATGCCTGGTGGCAGGATGTCCTCGCCCGCGGAGAGAGGAGCGCCTATGCGCGTTTCTTCGATATCGACTGGCGCAGGAAGCTGGTCTTGCCGGTA encodes:
- the malQ gene encoding 4-alpha-glucanotransferase, coding for MSNLHALATAAGLQIDWEDALGEPQRVADEDLALVLNALGFPATDERAIADSRRRLAEDGGGTGGFISADVGRPVDLPLSFGAAGLGELILENGSRRDVRIEQSGAGLSLPPIDTPGYHHLHVNGREIALAIAPSHCFRVEDAASGRKIWGPAVQIPALRDERRQAYGDFGTLAHAAKAFAARGADAIAISPVHALFPADASRYSPYAPSSRLFLNVLYADPALIGEPLLPESGAELIEWETMIPRRLEQMLAIYQRTSGQVRDAVAAFRREQGSDLEAHATFDALHAHFFSSGATGWQDWPAQFHDPSGHAVREFAAGNAEQIGFYAFLQWLAKKGLDAAQEIAVDSGMAVGLIADLAVGMDPGGSHVWSRPQDVLSGLTIGAPPDLLGPDGQNWGITGFSPHALQRTGFEGYIATLRAALGSAGGIRIDHALGLRRLWVVPEGAPASRGAYLTFPMEDMLRILALESQRSKAIVIGEDLGTVPEGLRPAMDERAMLGMRVLWFERDKEGSFVPPSSWPGDAAAMTGTHDLPTVAGWWSGRDIDWTWKLGRTSRAVDEAADRANRAEEREILWKAFEEAGLVDGPQPEPEDTAAVIDAGVAYVGRTPSILAILPMEDIVGLEEQPNLPGTIDEHPNWRRRMPGETDALLNDSPVAARIDLLNKARRS
- the glgX gene encoding glycogen debranching protein GlgX translates to MNLTPDRLEPGTPYPLGATFDGLGINFAVFSAHAEKIELCLFEPTGKREIARYELPEWTDEVWHGYLPDARPGLLYGYRAYGRYAPEEGHRFNPHKLLLDPYARKLAGAVRWTDALHGYRVRSRRDDLSFDRRDSAPAMPKGVVTHDAFDWGRDVRPRTPWSETVIYEAHVKGLTKLFDAVSPPERGTFAALSNPKVIDHLKRLGVTAIELMPIHAYVQDRFLQEKGLRNYWGYNTLGFFAPEQSYFASDNQDELRLAVRRLHAAGLEVILDVVYNHTCEGSERGPTLSWRGLDNATYYRLMPDEPRYCINDTGTGNTLNLSKARVLQMVADSLRYWATSFGIDGFRFDLGLTLGRTDHGFDPGAGFFDVLRQDPVLGRLKLITEPWDIGMGGYQLGNFPPSFAEWNDKYRDTTRRFWRGDPGQRADLAARLSGSGDLFDRRARRPWASVNFLDSHDGYTLADLVSYEERHNEANGEDNRDGHSENYSRNWGAEGPTDDPEILQTRARVARSMLTTLFTSLGTPMIVAGDEFGRTQNGNNNAYCQDNPISWLDWSAAASPEGKALTEFTTRLIALRKQHPMLRASNFLYGQDSPGHGINDIEWWDERGEALSPDDWNNPEGRALIMGRAMRLDDGTVETLALLINAGPEPVLFKFPAPLGTQGLILIDSAQPDLEDAAADGEYEVAAHGAVLVRWTTEYSDS
- the treZ gene encoding malto-oligosyltrehalose trehalohydrolase produces the protein MTMWGASPISPDRTSFRIWVPACDAVTVESESSKLDMVKGSDGWFTVEGEAPAGTRYRYRLDPELAVPDPASRFQSGGVHGWSVVVDQGSYQWRTNDWRGRPWEEAIIQEVHVGTLGGFNGVATRLPALAELGVTAIELMPIGAFGGDRNWGYDGVLPFAPAESYGTPDELKALVDRAHRLGMMVLLDVVYNHFGPDGNYLGAYAPQFFDADVHTPWGGAVAVERDAVHAYFLENALMWLQDYRFDGLRFDAVHAIGNNDFLDRLALEIRSATGPERHIHLVLENENNDAERLTAEGYNAQWNDDFHNVLHVLLTGENSSYYSDFADRPAERLARCLAEGFIYQGEGSPNHDGKPRGKPSGHLPPSAFVSFLQNHDQIGNRALGERLTVLADKQRLRAATVLLLLCPQIPLMFMGDEYGSPSPFLFFTDFHDELADAVREGRRREFAKFPAFADPATRERIPDPNATETFTRSAPEEGADSEEWRSLYRDLIILRREKIIPRLAGARSAGAQVIGEAAVLAEWQMNDGTSLKIAINLGEASVKVPEVEGELLHAEGLPGAPASAVAWLAPA